A section of the Raphanus sativus cultivar WK10039 unplaced genomic scaffold, ASM80110v3 Scaffold3866, whole genome shotgun sequence genome encodes:
- the LOC108819414 gene encoding uncharacterized protein LOC108819414 isoform X1 yields MGGGDTLKDVVAEEEASSLYPDFSRSSSFCFSDCSGVSEETLSAYLRKREKTYQEILQSHDFSRERLGKNNRKLKIARRQILSYTPGSFADVNLSDYHVPKTTSILIVGPKGAGKSGLVNKITRVIQDDEFAPARAQESYGMPSNGGTFFVQEYMFPRGGSASFCLCDTRGLSQISSSDNTDMIEQWITKGVHHGEPVIWTSDDSDLKDRLIRDGCTGCEIRKVNSIIFVVNAVEMMESESSYAHIISSAFNCPLLSFKDDKPAVVITHGDILSREERARVQVLVGELLGIPPDKQIFDIPGVCITDSRDAATALAVCNLLRHCLEHADKNLRFFPKRNFTISKVEGGGKNKTRMTMFSIALTLFLALVIFWFNHGQGGQNVAHEARHELNVFQSPRLYNLTHEVQPKPTISVQNSESESEAVPNGEPSIDWRTARRTARRLWFDEGKVAKAEAEPTFDWRTTRRLWYVE; encoded by the exons ATGGGTGGTGGTGATACTCTCAAAGATG TTGTTGCAGAGGAGGAGGCATCTTCTTTGTACCCTGACTTTTCACGGTCGTCTTCTTTCTGCTTCAG tgATTGTTCAGGGGTTTCCGAAGAGACTCTTTCTGCTTatttgagaaagagagagaaaacttACCAAGAGATTCTCCAAAGCCACGATTTCTCACGGGAGAGACTTGGGAAGAACAATCGCAAACTAAAAATCGCAAGACGCCAAATCTTGAG CTATACTCCTGGATCGTTTGCGGATGTCAATTTGAGCGATTACCATGTTCCAAAGACGACATCGATCCTCATAGTTGGTCCGAAAGGAGCCGGGAAGAGCGGTCTTGTTAATAAAATTACGAGAGTGATCCAAGACGACGAGTTTGCCCCAGCGAGAGCTCAAGAATCAT ATGGCATGCCGTCTAATGGAGGCACATTCTTTGTTCAGGAATATATGTTCCCAAGAGGAGGTTCCGCTTCATTTTGCCTCTGCGACACGCGTGGCTTGAGCCAAATCTCGTCATCGGACAACACTGATATGATTGAGCAGTGGATTACAAAAGGTGTTCATCACGGCGAGCCTGTGATCTG GACATCCGATGACTCGGATTTGAAGGATAGATTGATCCGAGATGGTTGTACAGGTTGTGAGATAAGGAAAGTGAACTCCATTATATTTGTTGTTAACGCGGTTGAAATGATGGAGAGTGAATCGAGCTATGCTCATATTATCTCGTCTGCTTTTAACTGTCCTTTACTATCGTTTAAAG ATGACAAACCAGCCGTAGTTATCACTCATGGAGATATACTTTCAAGGGAGGAACGTGCCCGAGTTCAGGTTCTCGTTGGAGAACTTCTTGGTATCCCACCTGACAAACAGATTTTCGACATTCCAg GTGTTTGTATTACAGATAGCCGAGACGCAGCCACAGCGCTAGCAGTCTGCAACTTGCTACGGCATTGTCTTGAACACGCTGATAAGAATCTTCGGTTTTTTCCCAAAAGGAACTTCACCATATCCAAG gtGGAAGGGGGCGGCAAAAACAAGACCAGGATGACTATGTTTTCAATTGCTCTGACTCTATTCCTAGCCTTGgtgatattttggtttaatcATGGACAAGGCGGACAAAACGTGGCGCATGAGGCTCGCCATGAACTTAATGTATTCCAAAGTCCACGCTTATACAACCTTACGCATGAGGTCCAGCCCAAACCTACCATCAGTGTTCAGAATTCTGAGTCTGAGTCCGAGGCTGTTCCAAATGGTGAGCCTAGCATTGATTGGCGTACAGCTCGACGTACAGCTCGACGCTTGTGGTTCGATGAAGGGAAAGTGGCTAAGGCCGAGGCCGAACCTACCTTTGATTGGCGAACCACTCGACGCTTGTGGTACGTTGAGTGA
- the LOC108819414 gene encoding uncharacterized protein LOC108819414 isoform X3 — protein MGGGDTLKDVVAEEEASSLYPDFSRSSSFCFSDCSGVSEETLSAYLRKREKTYQEILQSHDFSRERLGKNNRKLKIARRQILSYTPGSFADVNLSDYHVPKTTSILIVGPKGAGKSGLVNKITRVIQDDEFAPARAQESYGMPSNGGTFFVQEYMFPRGGSASFCLCDTRGLSQISSSDNTDMIEQWITKGVHHGEPVIWTSDDSDLKDRLIRDGCTGCEIRKVNSIIFVVNAVEMMESESSYAHIISSAFNCPLLSFKDDKPAVVITHGDILSREERARVQVLVGELLGIPPDKQIFDIPDSRDAATALAVCNLLRHCLEHADKNLRFFPKRNFTISKVEGGGKNKTRMTMFSIALTLFLALVIFWFNHGQGGQNVAHEARHELNVFQSPRLYNLTHEVQPKPTISVQNSESESEAVPNGEPSIDWRTARRTARRLWFDEGKVAKAEAEPTFDWRTTRRLWYVE, from the exons ATGGGTGGTGGTGATACTCTCAAAGATG TTGTTGCAGAGGAGGAGGCATCTTCTTTGTACCCTGACTTTTCACGGTCGTCTTCTTTCTGCTTCAG tgATTGTTCAGGGGTTTCCGAAGAGACTCTTTCTGCTTatttgagaaagagagagaaaacttACCAAGAGATTCTCCAAAGCCACGATTTCTCACGGGAGAGACTTGGGAAGAACAATCGCAAACTAAAAATCGCAAGACGCCAAATCTTGAG CTATACTCCTGGATCGTTTGCGGATGTCAATTTGAGCGATTACCATGTTCCAAAGACGACATCGATCCTCATAGTTGGTCCGAAAGGAGCCGGGAAGAGCGGTCTTGTTAATAAAATTACGAGAGTGATCCAAGACGACGAGTTTGCCCCAGCGAGAGCTCAAGAATCAT ATGGCATGCCGTCTAATGGAGGCACATTCTTTGTTCAGGAATATATGTTCCCAAGAGGAGGTTCCGCTTCATTTTGCCTCTGCGACACGCGTGGCTTGAGCCAAATCTCGTCATCGGACAACACTGATATGATTGAGCAGTGGATTACAAAAGGTGTTCATCACGGCGAGCCTGTGATCTG GACATCCGATGACTCGGATTTGAAGGATAGATTGATCCGAGATGGTTGTACAGGTTGTGAGATAAGGAAAGTGAACTCCATTATATTTGTTGTTAACGCGGTTGAAATGATGGAGAGTGAATCGAGCTATGCTCATATTATCTCGTCTGCTTTTAACTGTCCTTTACTATCGTTTAAAG ATGACAAACCAGCCGTAGTTATCACTCATGGAGATATACTTTCAAGGGAGGAACGTGCCCGAGTTCAGGTTCTCGTTGGAGAACTTCTTGGTATCCCACCTGACAAACAGATTTTCGACATTCCAg ATAGCCGAGACGCAGCCACAGCGCTAGCAGTCTGCAACTTGCTACGGCATTGTCTTGAACACGCTGATAAGAATCTTCGGTTTTTTCCCAAAAGGAACTTCACCATATCCAAG gtGGAAGGGGGCGGCAAAAACAAGACCAGGATGACTATGTTTTCAATTGCTCTGACTCTATTCCTAGCCTTGgtgatattttggtttaatcATGGACAAGGCGGACAAAACGTGGCGCATGAGGCTCGCCATGAACTTAATGTATTCCAAAGTCCACGCTTATACAACCTTACGCATGAGGTCCAGCCCAAACCTACCATCAGTGTTCAGAATTCTGAGTCTGAGTCCGAGGCTGTTCCAAATGGTGAGCCTAGCATTGATTGGCGTACAGCTCGACGTACAGCTCGACGCTTGTGGTTCGATGAAGGGAAAGTGGCTAAGGCCGAGGCCGAACCTACCTTTGATTGGCGAACCACTCGACGCTTGTGGTACGTTGAGTGA
- the LOC108819414 gene encoding uncharacterized protein LOC108819414 isoform X2: protein MGGGDTLKDEEEASSLYPDFSRSSSFCFSDCSGVSEETLSAYLRKREKTYQEILQSHDFSRERLGKNNRKLKIARRQILSYTPGSFADVNLSDYHVPKTTSILIVGPKGAGKSGLVNKITRVIQDDEFAPARAQESYGMPSNGGTFFVQEYMFPRGGSASFCLCDTRGLSQISSSDNTDMIEQWITKGVHHGEPVIWTSDDSDLKDRLIRDGCTGCEIRKVNSIIFVVNAVEMMESESSYAHIISSAFNCPLLSFKDDKPAVVITHGDILSREERARVQVLVGELLGIPPDKQIFDIPGVCITDSRDAATALAVCNLLRHCLEHADKNLRFFPKRNFTISKVEGGGKNKTRMTMFSIALTLFLALVIFWFNHGQGGQNVAHEARHELNVFQSPRLYNLTHEVQPKPTISVQNSESESEAVPNGEPSIDWRTARRTARRLWFDEGKVAKAEAEPTFDWRTTRRLWYVE, encoded by the exons ATGGGTGGTGGTGATACTCTCAAAGATG AGGAGGAGGCATCTTCTTTGTACCCTGACTTTTCACGGTCGTCTTCTTTCTGCTTCAG tgATTGTTCAGGGGTTTCCGAAGAGACTCTTTCTGCTTatttgagaaagagagagaaaacttACCAAGAGATTCTCCAAAGCCACGATTTCTCACGGGAGAGACTTGGGAAGAACAATCGCAAACTAAAAATCGCAAGACGCCAAATCTTGAG CTATACTCCTGGATCGTTTGCGGATGTCAATTTGAGCGATTACCATGTTCCAAAGACGACATCGATCCTCATAGTTGGTCCGAAAGGAGCCGGGAAGAGCGGTCTTGTTAATAAAATTACGAGAGTGATCCAAGACGACGAGTTTGCCCCAGCGAGAGCTCAAGAATCAT ATGGCATGCCGTCTAATGGAGGCACATTCTTTGTTCAGGAATATATGTTCCCAAGAGGAGGTTCCGCTTCATTTTGCCTCTGCGACACGCGTGGCTTGAGCCAAATCTCGTCATCGGACAACACTGATATGATTGAGCAGTGGATTACAAAAGGTGTTCATCACGGCGAGCCTGTGATCTG GACATCCGATGACTCGGATTTGAAGGATAGATTGATCCGAGATGGTTGTACAGGTTGTGAGATAAGGAAAGTGAACTCCATTATATTTGTTGTTAACGCGGTTGAAATGATGGAGAGTGAATCGAGCTATGCTCATATTATCTCGTCTGCTTTTAACTGTCCTTTACTATCGTTTAAAG ATGACAAACCAGCCGTAGTTATCACTCATGGAGATATACTTTCAAGGGAGGAACGTGCCCGAGTTCAGGTTCTCGTTGGAGAACTTCTTGGTATCCCACCTGACAAACAGATTTTCGACATTCCAg GTGTTTGTATTACAGATAGCCGAGACGCAGCCACAGCGCTAGCAGTCTGCAACTTGCTACGGCATTGTCTTGAACACGCTGATAAGAATCTTCGGTTTTTTCCCAAAAGGAACTTCACCATATCCAAG gtGGAAGGGGGCGGCAAAAACAAGACCAGGATGACTATGTTTTCAATTGCTCTGACTCTATTCCTAGCCTTGgtgatattttggtttaatcATGGACAAGGCGGACAAAACGTGGCGCATGAGGCTCGCCATGAACTTAATGTATTCCAAAGTCCACGCTTATACAACCTTACGCATGAGGTCCAGCCCAAACCTACCATCAGTGTTCAGAATTCTGAGTCTGAGTCCGAGGCTGTTCCAAATGGTGAGCCTAGCATTGATTGGCGTACAGCTCGACGTACAGCTCGACGCTTGTGGTTCGATGAAGGGAAAGTGGCTAAGGCCGAGGCCGAACCTACCTTTGATTGGCGAACCACTCGACGCTTGTGGTACGTTGAGTGA